The following are encoded in a window of Colletotrichum lupini chromosome 3, complete sequence genomic DNA:
- a CDS encoding guanine deaminase: MASAFHGAVIHSLGPNQVEILDSAGIIVGSDGLISEFYTQISIEELSAKLPGDQKVKVLAKGQFISPGFIDTHNHAPQWAMRGQGQGLHILDWLDQVTFPHEARFSDPTYARKVYESCVKGFLKQGITTASYYGSKHAEATKILADICHKLNQRAFVGKCNMDRNAPSYLHDESAESSLKETEECVKHIRQIDPTGQLIRPVLTPRFAICCTPDLLEGLGQMASQDPELAIQTHFNEAEQEIKATRELFPQFSSEADLYQHYGLLNQRSILAHCTFMTDYEMERVKELQCGVAHCPISNMTVGGGFMAASIRQFLTKGIKVGLGTDSGGGFSSSMLDSVRQAIIASNAREVMSGGKDKALSLDEVFYLSTLGGAQVCCLEDKVGNFAIGKAFDAILVTSSLDEAFGVMTVREETDSLRTVFEKFLMTGDDRNIAQVYVQGRLVKDTL, encoded by the coding sequence ATGGCGTCAGCATTCCATGGAGCCGTCATCCACTCGCTTGGCCCAAACCAAGTTGAGATACTTGACAGCGCCGGAATCATTGTTGGATCTGATGGACTAATTTCTGAGTTCTACACCCAAATATCCATCGAAGAGCTGTCCGCAAAGCTGCCCGGCGATCAAAAAGTCAAGGTTCTTGCCAAAGGCCAATTCATATCCCCTGGTTTCATCGACACGCACAACCACGCTCCGCAATGGGCAATGAGAGGCCAAGGGCAGGGCCTTCATATCCTGGACTGGCTTGATCAAGTCACATTTCCCCACGAAGCTCGCTTCTCCGACCCTACATACGCCCGCAAGGTCTACGAGAGCTGCGTTAAGGGCTTCCTCAAGCAAGGCATTACGACCGCTTCCTACTACGGGTCAAAACACGCCGAGGCAACAAAGATTTTGGCCGACATCTGCCATAAGCTGAACCAGCGGGCCTTCGTAGGAAAGTGTAACATGGATCGTAACGCTCCAAGCTACCTCCATGATGAATCAGCTGAATCGTCTCTGAAGGAAACGGAGGAGTGCGTCAAACACATTCGACAGATTGACCCGACCGGACAGCTGATTCGCCCTGTCTTGACTCCCAGATTCGCTATTTGTTGCACCCCCGACTTGCTCGAAGGTCTGGGTCAGATGGCATCCCAAGACCCAGAGCTAGCGATTCAAACGCATTTCAATGAAGCCGAGCAGGAGATCAAGGCGACAAGAGAGCTATTCCCACAGTTTTCCAGCGAGGCAGACCTCTACCAACACTATGGTCTCCTGAACCAGCGTTCAATTCTTGCACATTGCACCTTCATGACAGACTACGAGATGGAAAGGGTCAAGGAGCTTCAGTGCGGTGTTGCACACTGCCCCATTTCGAACATGACAGTTGGAGGAGGCTTCATGGCGGCCTCCATACGTCAGTTTCTGACCAAGGGGATCAAGGTTGGCCTTGGAACCGACAGTGGTGGCGGATTTTCGTCAAGCATGCTCGACAGCGTCCGTCAGGCAATCATAGCTTCCAACGCACGCGAGGTCATGTCAGGCGGCAAAGACAAGGCGCTGTCTCTAGACGAGGTTTTCTACCTTTCGACTCTCGGTGGAGCTCAGGTGTGTTGTCTCGAAGACAAGGTTGGAAACTTCGCCATCGGCAAAGCGTTTGACGCGATACTGGTTACAAGCTCCCTTGATGAAGCATTTGGGGTCATGACAGTCCGAGAAGAGACAGACAGCCTTCGGACAGTGTTTGAGAAGTTTTTGATGACTGGAGATGATCGTAATATTGCTCAAGTGTACGTGCAGGGCAGGCTTGTGAAGGACACATTATAG
- a CDS encoding alkaline protease, producing MSNVKRIVVLLGFSSGILASPLIAKVSSEGTIIPDKYIVRVASGTHDIDFESHLSWVTNVHKRSLSRRSTAGVEKTFSVGDFKAYAGEFDSETIEEIEKDGYTVSVEPDRVVEATALVTQAAAPWGLSSLSSKTPLADGSSSSPYIFDSTAGEGTYAYVLDSGVTIEHAELGGRAIRGYNAWEPNYPFEDEFGHGSHVAGIIGAATYGVAKKATVVDVKVVRGLGYSTVAHVLDGYSWAVNNITNTPGRVSKAVINMSLAFPKSDAMNSAVDAAFDLGVATVVGAGNDGKDASTKSPASAQKAITVGAVAWNWTRADWSNFGADVNIFAPGLDIPSLWRQPGQVSVVSGTSMATPHVAGLVAYLQALYPLENAAAVVEKLNELAFKGVVGNSGSGSANVLAHSGVVSV from the exons ATGTCTAACGTCAAGCGCATCGTCGTCTTATTAGGTTTCTCATCGGGTATTCTGGCCAGCCCGTTGATCGCGAAGGTTTCCAGCGAAGGTACTATCATTCCCGACAAGTACATCGTTCGCGTTGCTTCAGGCACCCATGACATAGACTTTGAGAGCCACTTGAGCTGGGTTACCAACGTCCATAAGCGCAGCCTGTCTCGTCGGAGCACTGCTGGAGTTGAGAAGACCTTTAGCGTCGGCGACTTCAAAGCTTACGCAGGCGAGTTCGACTCTGAGACAATTGAGGAGATTGAAAAGGACGGATAT ACCGTCAGCGTCGAGCCAGACCGAGTTGTCGAGGCGACAGCCTTGGTCACACAAGCGGCTGCTCCGTGGGGACTTTCGAGCCTGTCTTCGAAAACTCCCCTAGCAGACGGCAGCAGCTCCAGCCCTTACATATTCGATAGCACCGCTGGAGAAGGGACCTACGCCTACGTTCTCGACTCAGGAGTCACCATTGAGCATGCAGAACTCGGGGGGCGCGCCATTCGAGGCTACAACGCCTGGGAACCGAATTACCCTTTTGAAGACGAATTCGGCCACGGCTCCCATGTTGCCGGTATTATTGGCGCAGCTACATACGGCGTGGCGAAGAAGGCGACCGTCGTCGACGTCAAGGTCGTTCGGGGCCTT GGCTACTCAACGGTTGCTCATGTCTTGGATGGGTACAGCTGGGCCGTCAACAATATCACCAATACCCCAGGACGGGTCTCCAAGGCTGTCATTAACATGAGCCTAG CTTTCCCAAAGAGCGACGCGATGAACTCTGCAGTAGATGCAGCTTTCGATCTGGGTGTCGCAACCGTGGTCGGTGCCGGGAATGATGGTAAAGACGCTTCAACCAAGTCTCCCGCCTCAGCTCAGAAAGCCATCACTGTCGGCGCGGTCGCTTGGAATTGGACTCGTGCGGACTGGAGCAACTTTGGGGCCGACGTCAACATCTTCGCGCCCGGTCTCGACATCCCATCGCTTTGGAGGCAGCCTGGACAGGTGTCGGTGGTTTCTGGAACGTCCATGGCAACACCCCATGTCGCCGGACTCGTTGCCTATCTCCAGGCATTGTATCCCCTGGAGAATGCGGCAGCTGTTGTAGAGAAGTTGAATGAGCTCGCATTCAAGGGCGTTGTAGGGAATTCGGGAAGTGGGAGCGCAAACGTCCTCGCTCACAGCGGTGTTGTCTCCGTCTGA
- a CDS encoding alcohol dehydrogenase GroES-like domain-containing protein has product MSSPTMKAVNYQGPYKVKVSEVSLPKIQHPDDVIVKVTTAAICGSDLHMYEGRTAAEAGITFGHENMGIVEELGAGVTLLKKGDRVVMPFNVADGRCHNCEEGRTAFCTGVNPGFAGGAYGYVAMGPYPGGQAQYIRVPYADFNALKLPAGKEFESDFILLADIFPTGWHGIELSGFKPGESVAVFGAGPVGLMAAYSAVLRGASRVYVVDRVPERLQSAEKIGCTPVDFTQGDAVEQIKKLNGGEVDRSVDAVGYQAVSAGGNTEQPNIVLENMIKVTRACGGLGIPGLYVPSDPGASDDASAKGMISLSFGKLFEKGLSLGTGQCNVKAYNRYLRDLIIAGKAKPSFVVSHEINIDDAEVAYEKFDKRIDGYTKVLIHPNGGF; this is encoded by the exons ATGTCGTCTCCAACAATGAAAGCTGTCAATTACCAGGGCCCTTACAAGGTCAAGGTATCGGAGGTGTCGTTGCCCAAGATTCAGCACCCCGACGATGTCATCGTCAAAGTTACCACT GCAGCTATCTGCGGCTCAGACTTGCA CATGTACGAGGGAAGAACGGCCGCAGAGGCCGGCATCACATTCG GCCATGAGAACATGGGAATCGTGGAGGAGCTTGGCGCCGGTGTCACTCTTCTTAAGAAGGGAGATCGTGTCGTAATGCCATTCAACGTCGCCGATGGCCGCTGCCACAATTGTGAAGAGGGACGGACAGCATTCTGCACTGGTGTAAACCCTGGATTCGCCGGTGGTGCTTATG GATATGTTGCCATGGGCCCCTACCCTGGTGGGCAAGCACAGTATATCAGAGTTCCTTACGCCGATTTCAACGCGCTAAAGCTTCCTGCTGGCAAAGAATTTGAGTCAGATTTCATTTTGCTTGCAG ATATCTTTCCCACTGGCTGGCACGGCATCGAGCTCTCCGGCTTCAAGCCCGGCGAGAGCGTCGCTGTTTTCGGTGCCGGCCCTGTGGGACTGATGGCCGCTTATTCGGCAGTTCTCCGCGGCGCATCAAGAGTTTATGTGGTCGATCGCGTTCCCGAGCGTCTTCAGTCCGCCGAGAAGATCGGATGTACACCAGTGGACTTCACCCAAGGCGATGCTGTCGAGCAAATCAAGAAGCTGAATGGCGGAGAAGTTGACCGCTCTGTGGATGCTGTTGGATATCAGGCCGTGAGTGCCGGTGGAAACACTGAGCAGCCCAACATTGTGTTGGAGAATATGATCAAGGTCACACGAGCCTGCGGTGGACTTGGCATTCCAGGACTTTACGTTCCGAG CGACCCTGGGGCGTCTGATGATGCTTCGGCAAAGGGCATGATCAGCTTGAGCTTCGGTAAGCTCTTCGAGAAGGGACTCTCCCTTGGAACAGGACAGTGCAACGTCAAGGCGTACAATCGATACCTACGTGATTTGATCATTGCGGGCAAGGCCAAGCCCAGCTTTGTTGTCTCACATGAGATCAACATCGATGATGCAGAAGTCGCGTATGAGAAGTTTGACAAGAGAATCGACGGCTACACGAAGGTTCTGATTCACCCCAACGGCGGCTTCTAA
- a CDS encoding D-malate dehydrogenase yields the protein MSPQPLKIAVIPGDGIGVEVMPWGIKSLEAVAKIFKLTLEFEWFDFASCAYYHKHGQMMPSDWKEKLLKFDAIYFGAVGMPDQVPDDVSLWGSLLKFRREFDQYINLRPCRLMPGVTSPLANRKPGDIDFWIVRENTEGEYSSIGGKIFEGTDRETVIQETVMTRVGVDRVLRYAFDLAQSRPRKCLTSATKSNGISISMPYWDSRVVEMAKNYEDVQVDKYHIDILTAHFVQRPDIFDVVVGSNLFGDILSDLGPACTGTIAIAPSANINPDGKFPSLFEPVHGSAPDIAGKGVANPVGMIWAGQMLLQHFGFTDAASLVLKAIENVLGRAEAAVLTPDMKGSGNTTAFGAAIEAEIVALGERK from the coding sequence ATGTCTCCTCAACCCCTCAAGATCGCAGTCATCCCTGGCGACGGCATCGGCGTCGAGGTCATGCCATGGGGTATCAAGAGTCTCGAAGCTGTCGCCAAAATCTTCAAACTTACGCTGGAGTTTGAGTGGTTCGACTTTGCCAGTTGCGCATACTACCACAAGCATGGGCAGATGATGCCTTCGGACTGGAAGGAGAAGCTTCTCAAGTTTGACGCCATCTACTTCGGCGCTGTGGGCATGCCAGACCAAGTTCCCGACGATGTCTCTCTCTGGGGTAGCTTGCTCAAGTTCCGCCGCGAGTTCGACCAATACATCAACCTGCGTCCCTGTCGTCTGATGCCCGGCGTCACCTCTCCCTTGGCCAATCGGAAGCCAGGCGATATTGACTTCTGGATTGTTCGTGAGAACACCGAGGGCGAGTACAGCAGTATTGGCGGCAAAATATTTGAGGGAACCGACCGGGAGACTGTTATCCAAGAGACTGTCATGACTAGAGTTGGTGTTGACAGGGTGCTTCGTTATGCGTTCGACCTCGCTCAAAGCCGTCCTCGCAAGTGTCTCACAAGTGCCACCAAGAGCAATGGTATCAGCATATCCATGCCTTATTGGGACTCTCGTGTGGTAGAGATGGCGAAGAACTATGAAGATGTCCAGGTTGACAAGTACCACATCGATATCCTCACTGCCCACTTCGTACAACGCCCAGACATCTTTGACGTTGTCGTTGGAAGTAATTTGTTTGGCGACATTCTATCGGACTTGGGACCTGCTTGCACAGGTACTATTGCCATTGCTCCTTCAGCAAACATCAACCCAGATGGCAAGTTTCCTAGCTTGTTCGAGCCGGTGCATGGCAGCGCACCCGACATCGCTGGCAAAGGCGTAGCCAATCCTGTTGGAATGATCTGGGCTGGTCAGATGCTGCTCCAACACTTTGGCTTTACGGACGCTGCAAGCTTGGTACTGAAGGCCATTGAGAACGTGTTGGGACGCGCAGAAGCCGCGGTTTTGACCCCAGATATGAAGGGCTCAGGCAACACGACGGCGTTTGGAGCAGCTATTGAGGCAGAAATTGTGGCACTGGGGGAGAGGAAGTGA